The proteins below come from a single Chitinophaga pinensis DSM 2588 genomic window:
- a CDS encoding metallophosphoesterase yields the protein MVKRSLVFVFFLILCYRTIIAQDQSNKITISVTGNVSQLGDTIELVYSPVQYWGQLQLKNIRQDRGNLKWSLCTDTSVYISINDAAHFNIGWFLLVEPGDSIVINWTNNVFTFSGKGSIKPNLLKQVYQIQKDERKPDNQYYFTTTSIEDYLQWNNYFNRLYAKILPLIDSKKDSIPNSSYTLIRANLIADIERERHMKFRGLYVLLSDTTKYSTINSRALENIFDSTCFSQPAVWARSLPLKDIVDATFVSHQLLRGLGFPSLRAFSESASSKLDSYYLMDSIGRREYVGNAKESFLLNQTCRILKKNGFTPDVLDILDRYYASAANISCKSYLLNYENMLKSQLVGQPMPQFLVEDDNGVFFDQNSFKSKVVILTMLNDLDECRNSFSAMKEIKNRFKDDPNAIFLNIISGSPLVKTYSKADKMAYDFILHPRSKTEEGALLRNYNVLQYPTVYVTDGGSRIITSQEGELTTHERLALIDHIGHQLALLHDGPYVLNSDQGTDVYTIHGNRLEEYKLEKNRIVSVSTDIYKKNFLVPIQPKLAIEPCVFEKPDKLLVLSDIEGNFKAFRKILQANGVIDNNLNWSYGTGHLVCNGDFVDRGKQVMEVLWLIYKLEQEAKEAGGYVHFVLGNHEIMNFNGDIRYVNAKYKNSAALIKKDYSTLMAENSEIGRWLSTKNIVLKIGAVLFVHGGISDKILDLNMSLDSINSMARDYYFKDSIARKSSDVSLRYIYDYDLSPFWYRQYYLKEKQKMVAGVNGVDTVYKTSEAVIDSVLSRYKVNHIVTGHTIVGQGDRITTHYNCKVINTDTRHAAGLSSALLIKDNSLYEVGIDTLSIQLLYQSPSLTQK from the coding sequence ATGGTAAAGAGGTCGTTGGTGTTTGTTTTTTTTCTTATTCTTTGTTATCGCACAATAATAGCTCAAGATCAAAGTAATAAGATTACAATAAGCGTTACAGGAAATGTATCACAATTGGGTGATACCATAGAATTGGTTTATAGCCCCGTCCAATACTGGGGCCAACTCCAGTTGAAGAATATTAGACAGGATCGTGGAAACCTAAAATGGTCTCTGTGTACTGATACCTCGGTTTATATAAGTATTAATGACGCTGCGCATTTTAATATCGGATGGTTTCTACTGGTTGAGCCAGGAGATAGCATTGTTATCAATTGGACAAACAACGTTTTCACTTTTTCAGGAAAAGGTAGCATAAAGCCCAATCTTTTAAAACAAGTATATCAAATTCAAAAAGATGAAAGAAAACCGGACAATCAGTATTATTTCACAACAACTTCCATAGAAGACTATTTGCAATGGAATAATTATTTTAATCGCCTGTACGCTAAAATATTGCCATTAATTGATTCGAAAAAAGATAGTATCCCAAATTCAAGTTATACGTTAATAAGGGCTAATCTAATTGCTGATATTGAGCGGGAGCGTCATATGAAATTCAGGGGATTGTATGTGCTTTTATCAGATACGACAAAGTATAGCACTATAAACTCACGTGCATTAGAAAATATCTTTGATTCCACTTGTTTTTCGCAACCTGCCGTATGGGCACGGTCGCTGCCATTGAAAGATATTGTTGACGCGACATTCGTATCTCACCAGTTATTGCGGGGATTAGGTTTTCCAAGTTTAAGGGCCTTTTCTGAAAGTGCATCCTCAAAATTGGATAGTTATTATTTGATGGATAGTATAGGTAGAAGAGAATATGTAGGTAATGCCAAAGAGAGCTTTTTACTAAATCAAACTTGCAGAATACTTAAAAAAAATGGATTTACTCCAGATGTACTAGATATTTTGGATAGATATTATGCCAGTGCTGCGAACATTTCCTGTAAAAGTTATCTTCTGAACTACGAGAATATGTTGAAGTCACAATTAGTTGGACAACCAATGCCGCAATTTCTTGTTGAAGATGACAACGGGGTGTTTTTTGATCAAAATAGCTTTAAGAGTAAAGTAGTTATTCTTACAATGTTGAATGATCTGGATGAATGTCGTAATTCGTTTTCGGCTATGAAGGAAATTAAGAATAGATTTAAAGATGATCCTAATGCTATTTTCCTAAATATTATTTCAGGTTCTCCTTTAGTTAAGACTTATTCCAAGGCCGATAAGATGGCATATGATTTTATATTACATCCTAGGAGTAAGACAGAAGAAGGAGCACTTTTGAGAAATTATAATGTCTTGCAGTATCCAACAGTTTATGTTACGGATGGAGGCTCAAGAATTATCACATCTCAGGAAGGTGAACTCACAACACATGAGCGCTTAGCATTAATCGATCATATTGGACATCAGCTGGCTCTTTTACATGATGGACCATACGTTCTGAATTCTGACCAAGGTACCGATGTATATACAATCCATGGTAATAGATTAGAAGAATATAAATTAGAAAAAAATCGAATAGTTTCTGTATCAACAGATATTTACAAAAAGAATTTTCTAGTGCCTATTCAACCTAAGTTGGCTATTGAACCATGTGTCTTTGAAAAACCAGATAAGCTACTTGTCTTGTCAGATATTGAGGGAAATTTTAAAGCCTTTAGGAAGATACTTCAAGCTAATGGGGTTATTGACAACAACCTTAACTGGAGCTATGGAACAGGGCATTTGGTATGTAATGGCGATTTCGTTGATCGTGGAAAACAAGTAATGGAGGTTCTGTGGTTGATTTATAAGCTTGAACAAGAGGCTAAAGAAGCAGGGGGATATGTTCATTTTGTTTTGGGCAATCATGAAATTATGAATTTCAATGGCGATATAAGATATGTTAATGCTAAATATAAAAATAGTGCAGCCTTGATAAAAAAGGATTATTCGACATTGATGGCAGAAAATAGTGAGATCGGAAGATGGCTGAGTACAAAAAATATTGTATTGAAAATTGGAGCTGTGCTTTTTGTACATGGTGGTATAAGTGATAAGATACTTGATTTAAACATGTCACTTGATAGTATTAATAGTATGGCCAGAGATTACTATTTTAAAGATAGTATCGCCAGAAAATCCTCAGATGTTAGTTTAAGGTATATATATGACTATGACTTGTCTCCTTTTTGGTATCGTCAATATTATTTAAAAGAGAAACAGAAAATGGTAGCTGGCGTAAACGGTGTTGATACCGTGTACAAAACTTCGGAAGCGGTAATAGATTCTGTGTTGAGCCGTTATAAAGTAAATCATATTGTTACTGGGCATACAATTGTTGGACAGGGAGACAGAATAACCACACACTATAATTGTAAAGTAATAAACACTGATACACGACACGCAGCAGGATTATCCAGTGCACTGCTTATTAAAGATAACTCATTATATGAGGTAGGAATTGATACTTTAAGTATTCAGTTGCTATATCAATCGCCCTCATTAACGCAGAAATAG
- a CDS encoding DUF4221 domain-containing protein: protein MKRICYTLTIILAIGFIVTGCNTSSEPPQSTYKYVPPDYYKVGLRYTTDTIHLKLSDSASSKILSLNIFSQKGRNYLASLDKRASLSIYDLGTRDLIKRMVLKDMFFDHDVYHPSAYMLGFDSIFIVNRNRLYLFDTSAAKNRSIEFLANHPSSWAQFEGGNPLAVRDGKYYTSVRPIVKERDIEEVKKWKLLYQFDFSDKTSQLFYNLPDKFQSDIYGSRMLTSSFCINDKGRFVVSLAADTNIYETDLQKYHYSHYAKSCFHEKDVFPVTKKDLLERSAYEKYLTRDSYGAIYFDPVRKRYLRVARQALTEDDYDAFRWNRPQSLVIFDSQFRIIGESSIPFNVRLDQLLITPNGDIYARVNDEDKRNIHFVKLVYYDLASAAR from the coding sequence ATGAAAAGAATTTGTTATACCCTGACAATCATTTTGGCGATTGGATTTATCGTAACTGGATGTAATACTTCATCTGAGCCACCACAGTCTACTTATAAATATGTGCCTCCTGATTATTATAAAGTTGGCTTAAGATACACGACTGATACAATCCATTTGAAACTGTCGGACAGTGCAAGTAGTAAGATTTTATCGTTAAACATTTTTTCGCAAAAAGGTAGAAATTACCTTGCTTCATTAGATAAGCGAGCGTCTCTAAGTATATATGATTTGGGCACCAGAGATCTTATTAAACGAATGGTGTTAAAAGATATGTTTTTTGATCATGACGTATATCACCCTTCCGCCTATATGTTGGGATTTGATAGCATTTTCATAGTTAATCGTAACAGACTATACTTATTTGATACCAGTGCCGCGAAAAATAGATCTATTGAATTTTTGGCAAACCATCCAAGTTCCTGGGCTCAATTTGAAGGGGGAAACCCGCTTGCTGTCAGGGATGGAAAATATTATACCTCAGTTAGACCAATAGTAAAAGAACGTGATATAGAGGAAGTGAAAAAATGGAAACTTCTTTATCAATTTGATTTTAGTGATAAGACTTCTCAACTTTTTTATAATCTTCCAGACAAATTTCAAAGTGATATTTATGGATCCAGAATGCTCACATCTAGTTTTTGCATTAATGATAAGGGAAGATTCGTAGTCAGTCTAGCTGCAGATACAAATATATATGAAACAGATTTGCAAAAATATCATTATAGCCATTATGCCAAAAGCTGTTTTCATGAAAAGGATGTTTTCCCCGTTACTAAGAAGGATCTTCTAGAACGTAGCGCTTATGAAAAATACCTAACTAGAGATTCCTATGGTGCAATATATTTTGATCCCGTGCGCAAAAGATATCTCAGAGTTGCCCGACAAGCGCTAACGGAGGACGATTATGATGCCTTTCGCTGGAACCGACCTCAATCTCTGGTTATTTTCGATAGCCAATTCAGAATAATTGGTGAATCAAGTATTCCATTCAATGTTAGGTTAGACCAATTGTTAATTACTCCTAATGGTGATATTTACGCGAGGGTTAACGATGAAGATAAAAGGAATATCCATTTTGTTAAACTGGTTTACTATGATTTGGCATCCGCTGCCAGGTAA
- a CDS encoding DUF4221 domain-containing protein, whose translation MTKSYAILFLFGFVCICGCSEHEDTNNSEYVSIQPQYDKISLQPTSDTIHLALDDKSFSTIRSVNSFQQDSVVYLAIHDKRLENINIYEALTGKKVKRIKLKRYLDDQIYKPSSFTKNFDSIYVSNYQSLTLLDSSGKVKAKYDFVDDPPLSWSLIGNDNPVYSKDNKLYTAVRNNVNEKSLKKIQKWKLFYEYDLSTGKAELRYNFPDKFRHSIHGYRFLNSSYCYNDSGRFVISFAGDSLVYETDFKGYHKSYYAKSVSQTTVLPEIKADEFSDEKAFENFLFTDAYSSIFYDNSKKYYLRIFRQKITKAEYQSKQWSVKQSVIIMDQNHAIIGEGAVDPNIWLESIFFMPDGNIYARVNSKDEYALHFVRLEYVSIN comes from the coding sequence ATGACTAAATCTTATGCCATTTTGTTTTTGTTTGGATTCGTTTGCATTTGTGGTTGTAGCGAACACGAAGACACAAATAACAGCGAGTATGTATCTATTCAACCACAGTATGATAAAATTTCCTTACAACCAACAAGTGACACTATTCATTTAGCGCTAGATGATAAATCTTTTAGTACTATCAGGTCTGTCAATTCGTTTCAACAAGATAGCGTTGTCTATCTGGCTATACATGATAAAAGATTGGAAAATATTAATATATATGAGGCGCTAACTGGCAAAAAAGTTAAGAGAATTAAGTTAAAAAGATATTTGGACGACCAGATTTATAAGCCAAGTTCTTTTACTAAAAATTTTGATAGCATCTATGTTTCAAATTATCAATCACTCACACTTTTGGATAGTTCGGGAAAGGTAAAGGCAAAATATGATTTTGTTGATGATCCGCCCTTGTCTTGGTCTTTAATTGGTAACGATAATCCGGTTTATAGTAAAGATAACAAGCTATATACTGCTGTCCGAAACAATGTTAATGAAAAGTCTTTAAAAAAGATACAAAAATGGAAGCTGTTTTATGAATATGATTTGAGCACCGGTAAGGCAGAACTTCGCTACAATTTTCCGGATAAGTTTAGGCATTCCATTCATGGTTACCGGTTTTTAAATTCGAGTTACTGTTATAATGATAGTGGTAGATTCGTGATCAGCTTCGCTGGAGATTCACTCGTATACGAAACTGATTTTAAGGGATACCATAAATCTTACTATGCAAAAAGCGTTAGTCAGACAACTGTTTTGCCTGAAATAAAAGCGGATGAATTTTCGGATGAGAAGGCCTTTGAGAATTTCTTGTTTACTGACGCTTATAGTTCAATTTTCTACGACAACTCAAAAAAATACTATCTGCGTATTTTTCGTCAAAAGATTACGAAAGCTGAATATCAATCAAAGCAATGGTCGGTAAAACAGTCAGTAATAATAATGGATCAGAATCACGCAATTATCGGTGAAGGGGCTGTTGATCCAAATATTTGGCTGGAGTCGATATTCTTTATGCCGGATGGCAATATATACGCAAGAGTGAATTCGAAAGATGAATATGCGCTTCATTTTGTGCGTCTGGAATATGTTTCAATAAATTAA
- a CDS encoding protein kinase domain-containing protein: MEALTEIIVDDPSLLEKKKSEKKSGNRIGYYYIIIKSLKESLKNDVVKCFYIKGITNFGLCVIKEGTYGDSKDREGRDIKDRLIWQQKLHRELQDLVRIPRLLGSFEENNNYYLVIEYIKGKSLLNQLKIRKNSLAIFYADKEITEWSMIDYVDQIAKFLKKLHELDYVHRDVTPANFIVTPGEKVCAIDMELSYYLKDPDVPPFQLGTFGYMSPQQKNQSSPSKEDDIYSVGAILFEAITGINPLKVMNCSTENVQSKINLLIRDSKTANLLSNCLHQDPSKRPSLQEISDELTSYKKDLKSGKESYLNTTLSRINKDEIKATIENTINTLSSPLFADETKGWFSENLHAEEINNDKNKINKAWYASFGLGAAGIIYTLSNAYQHGFNVESTKPYVEIGMKSIEEKYINSTTPKNPSLLFGSSGIAFTIGKSIETSLISDDAKYRQWIKELINPENSSLNLSHGIAGQGLAMLNLQDTLDTSYLMTTASEYVHRILAAQEKNGTWTSEGESKRLLNVSISKGSSGILLFLIEYLKLTKDNHVLSAVEKGLRQLMITAEVKRDYIFWKSQSGKALKYNFLDGNSGIALLLLKAYEVLGASQYKDYAQKILMAIKPQIIHNNLSYGGGLSGLGDIYLKFAGVLKNDIWKDRADWIANLVMQLGKDDSIHGNYWLTDRERQPVANFMTGNGGIIHFLVNYYSSL; encoded by the coding sequence ATGGAAGCGCTTACCGAAATTATAGTCGACGATCCCAGTCTCCTGGAGAAAAAGAAATCCGAAAAAAAGAGCGGCAATAGAATTGGCTACTATTATATCATTATAAAGAGCTTAAAAGAAAGTCTGAAAAATGATGTAGTAAAATGTTTCTATATCAAAGGGATTACAAATTTTGGTCTTTGTGTAATAAAGGAAGGAACTTATGGAGATTCGAAGGATAGAGAGGGAAGAGATATAAAAGACCGGTTGATATGGCAGCAGAAACTACATAGGGAGTTACAGGATTTAGTGAGGATACCGAGGCTGTTGGGGAGTTTTGAGGAGAATAATAATTACTATCTGGTAATAGAGTATATTAAAGGGAAATCGCTGCTGAATCAATTAAAGATCAGAAAAAATTCATTGGCCATATTTTATGCGGATAAAGAAATCACCGAATGGTCGATGATTGATTATGTGGATCAGATTGCAAAGTTTCTAAAAAAGCTTCATGAGCTGGATTATGTTCACAGGGATGTAACACCAGCAAATTTCATAGTGACACCTGGTGAGAAGGTCTGTGCAATAGACATGGAACTTTCTTATTATTTAAAAGATCCGGATGTACCTCCGTTTCAATTAGGCACATTCGGATATATGTCTCCGCAGCAAAAGAATCAGTCATCTCCATCTAAAGAAGACGATATATATTCAGTTGGTGCGATATTGTTCGAAGCTATTACGGGAATAAACCCACTCAAGGTGATGAACTGTTCGACTGAAAATGTACAGTCAAAAATAAATTTACTGATCCGAGACAGTAAAACAGCAAATTTATTATCCAATTGTTTACATCAGGATCCGTCGAAGAGACCCTCTCTTCAAGAAATTTCTGACGAACTAACTAGTTATAAAAAGGATCTAAAGTCAGGAAAAGAGAGCTATTTAAACACGACCTTGAGTCGAATAAATAAGGATGAAATTAAAGCCACGATAGAGAATACGATTAATACTTTGTCTAGTCCATTATTTGCGGATGAAACAAAAGGCTGGTTTTCCGAAAATCTACACGCCGAAGAAATAAATAACGATAAAAACAAAATCAATAAGGCATGGTATGCTAGTTTTGGTTTGGGGGCCGCTGGAATTATATATACACTAAGCAATGCATACCAACATGGGTTCAATGTCGAATCTACTAAGCCATATGTCGAAATTGGCATGAAGTCGATTGAAGAAAAGTATATTAATTCAACAACTCCTAAAAATCCAAGTCTGCTTTTTGGATCTTCAGGTATTGCATTCACCATTGGAAAATCTATCGAAACATCTCTTATTTCAGACGATGCTAAATATAGACAATGGATTAAAGAGCTGATTAATCCAGAAAATTCATCATTAAATCTTTCTCACGGGATCGCTGGTCAAGGCTTAGCTATGCTTAATTTGCAAGATACCCTTGATACTAGTTACCTAATGACTACAGCTTCGGAATACGTACATAGGATCCTCGCTGCGCAGGAAAAGAATGGAACCTGGACAAGTGAAGGTGAAAGTAAACGGTTATTGAATGTTTCAATATCAAAGGGCTCTTCCGGGATTCTTTTATTCCTTATTGAATATTTAAAACTCACAAAAGATAATCACGTTCTTTCTGCAGTTGAAAAAGGCCTACGACAGCTTATGATTACAGCGGAAGTGAAGAGAGATTATATTTTTTGGAAATCACAATCTGGGAAAGCTTTAAAATACAACTTTTTAGACGGCAATTCTGGAATAGCACTCCTATTGTTAAAAGCATACGAAGTATTAGGGGCTTCACAATATAAGGATTACGCTCAGAAAATCTTAATGGCGATTAAACCGCAAATAATACATAACAATTTAAGTTATGGCGGTGGCTTATCAGGACTTGGAGATATCTATCTCAAATTCGCAGGTGTGCTAAAAAATGATATCTGGAAGGATCGGGCAGATTGGATTGCGAACTTAGTTATGCAATTAGGAAAAGATGATTCAATTCATGGAAACTATTGGTTGACAGATAGGGAACGACAACCGGTAGCGAATTTCATGACTGGTAACGGAGGTATTATACACTTCCTCGTTAATTATTACTCGAGTCTTTAA
- a CDS encoding helix-turn-helix transcriptional regulator has product MNVTIEYGIVGIPEHHIKVTHQLPSQYAAYRCDFADPVLVTSPAVDIIYHTAVANGCSMSNNLFIVKEPVQLLPKVKEPLSTVCCMVRGSINIMHYDSVVTLLQGQYSCFHVIGEQQASVFTPGIYEVQHYSFSRDLLAYYTLNSAMVSKWLSKIDGEVPALLTPTAGIIWDKLHTLNHELKYSIVNSGLRRSWLSAKLQELLILILEHQDNKALPPSSDLTFNTIKTFIRNNLDKELTISQLAATYYISESKLRHSFTKYCGMSFSEYQLKIRMERARNLCINETISIAHIAYIVGYKNPSALTKVYKNYFEETPSETRRNGGSE; this is encoded by the coding sequence ATGAACGTGACTATAGAGTATGGTATAGTCGGTATTCCGGAGCACCATATTAAAGTGACACATCAGCTTCCATCACAATACGCAGCCTATCGCTGTGACTTTGCCGATCCTGTTCTGGTGACTTCGCCTGCAGTGGATATTATTTATCATACGGCGGTAGCGAATGGGTGTAGTATGAGTAATAACCTGTTTATCGTGAAAGAACCGGTGCAACTACTCCCTAAAGTAAAGGAACCTTTAAGTACAGTCTGCTGTATGGTAAGAGGCAGCATTAATATTATGCACTACGACAGCGTCGTTACCTTGTTACAGGGTCAATACAGCTGTTTCCATGTAATAGGCGAGCAACAGGCATCTGTATTCACACCTGGCATATACGAGGTGCAACATTATTCCTTCAGCAGGGATTTATTGGCTTATTATACGTTAAACTCTGCCATGGTCTCCAAATGGTTGTCAAAAATAGATGGAGAGGTACCCGCCCTCCTCACTCCTACTGCCGGTATCATCTGGGATAAACTCCATACGCTCAATCACGAACTCAAATACAGCATTGTTAATTCAGGCCTACGACGTTCGTGGTTGTCCGCCAAACTACAGGAACTACTTATTCTCATACTTGAACACCAGGATAACAAAGCCCTCCCTCCCAGTTCCGACCTCACCTTTAATACCATCAAAACATTTATCCGTAATAACCTCGACAAAGAACTGACGATCTCCCAGCTCGCCGCCACCTATTATATAAGTGAATCCAAATTAAGACACAGTTTCACAAAATATTGTGGCATGTCCTTCTCCGAGTACCAACTAAAGATCCGCATGGAACGCGCACGTAATCTCTGTATCAACGAAACAATCAGCATCGCACATATCGCTTACATCGTAGGTTATAAAAACCCTTCCGCCCTCACTAAAGTCTATAAAAATTACTTCGAAGAAACACCCAGCGAAACACGGCGTAATGGCGGCAGCGAATGA
- a CDS encoding response regulator transcription factor, translating into MVQHIKTDVDHPSDKILTTEGKKGSFILIIDDEPDICKLLQLSLVKHGYKVKYVHALTEGMQYLQQQQPDLLFLDIHLPDGSGLEALPAIKKKCPALPVITISAYDNGMEKQKALNAGASYFMAKPFNVTNLDELMSNMLSQK; encoded by the coding sequence ATGGTACAGCATATAAAAACGGATGTGGACCACCCGTCCGACAAAATATTGACTACTGAGGGGAAAAAAGGATCGTTTATTCTGATCATAGATGATGAACCTGATATCTGTAAACTATTGCAATTAAGCCTGGTAAAACATGGCTATAAGGTGAAGTACGTACATGCTCTCACAGAAGGTATGCAATACTTACAGCAACAACAACCTGATTTGCTTTTCCTCGATATACATCTCCCGGATGGTTCGGGTTTAGAAGCCCTTCCAGCCATCAAAAAGAAATGTCCCGCACTGCCGGTCATCACCATCAGTGCTTACGATAATGGAATGGAAAAGCAGAAAGCACTGAATGCCGGCGCCAGTTACTTTATGGCAAAACCATTCAATGTGACGAATCTGGATGAACTGATGAGTAATATGTTAAGCCAGAAATAA
- a CDS encoding sigma-54-dependent transcriptional regulator, with protein sequence MRNILIIDDEINICTLLSKFLGKHGFKVDTTMSGATALKMMKEKTFDLVLCDYRLKDTDGAQLLQDILQINPRTIVIIITGYTDVRVAVDMVKNGAYDYLSKPLYPDEILNLVHKAFAHMDAERERESSMPMRTVSAAPAANGASQPADDGGADGEMLDKSHKYVYGESVGAKELFRQIKLVAPTDYSVIIFGETGTGKESVAHLIHHHSKRHNQPFVALDCGSLSKELAASELFGHEKGAFTGAINTKIGAFEQAHGGTLFLDEVANLSYDIQVALLRVIQEKVIRRVGNLKEIPIDVRIIVASNEKLSESVAKGRFREDLFHRFNEFTTYIPPLRERVEDLPLFVDAFMRQVERELQKNCGKIANEVWECFSRYNWPGNIRELKNVIRRACLLTPEHEDITLSTLPLEMKESFSQQPYEEDHQVNMSGELISITNENDLKTVALQAEYNKIINVLKEVKYNKTKAAQLLNIDRKTLYNKLRLLNINY encoded by the coding sequence ATGAGAAATATTCTGATAATTGACGATGAGATCAATATTTGTACGTTACTAAGCAAGTTTTTAGGTAAACATGGCTTCAAGGTGGACACTACCATGAGTGGTGCGACTGCATTGAAGATGATGAAAGAAAAAACTTTCGATCTGGTGTTATGTGACTACCGGTTAAAAGATACCGATGGCGCACAGCTGCTGCAGGATATCCTGCAAATCAACCCACGTACGATCGTTATCATCATCACCGGGTATACCGACGTCAGAGTCGCAGTGGATATGGTGAAGAATGGCGCGTATGACTACCTGTCAAAGCCACTTTATCCGGATGAAATATTAAACCTGGTACATAAGGCATTTGCACATATGGACGCCGAACGTGAACGTGAGTCGTCTATGCCAATGCGTACCGTAAGTGCTGCTCCCGCTGCCAACGGCGCTTCACAGCCAGCAGATGATGGCGGTGCAGACGGTGAAATGCTGGATAAAAGTCATAAGTACGTATATGGTGAGAGTGTCGGTGCAAAAGAACTGTTCCGCCAGATTAAACTCGTAGCACCAACTGATTACAGTGTAATCATCTTCGGTGAAACAGGTACGGGTAAGGAATCTGTAGCACATCTCATTCACCATCACAGTAAACGGCATAATCAGCCGTTTGTAGCGCTGGATTGTGGTAGCCTCTCTAAAGAACTGGCAGCCAGTGAGCTGTTTGGTCACGAGAAAGGCGCATTTACCGGTGCTATCAATACAAAGATCGGCGCCTTCGAACAGGCACACGGCGGTACGCTGTTCCTGGATGAGGTAGCTAACCTTTCTTACGATATTCAGGTAGCCCTGCTGCGTGTGATCCAGGAAAAGGTCATCCGCAGAGTAGGTAATCTGAAAGAAATTCCGATCGACGTACGTATCATCGTAGCGTCCAACGAGAAACTCTCTGAGTCAGTAGCAAAAGGCCGCTTCCGTGAGGATCTCTTCCACCGCTTCAACGAGTTCACTACTTATATTCCACCACTGCGTGAAAGGGTAGAAGACCTTCCGTTGTTCGTTGATGCATTTATGCGTCAGGTAGAAAGAGAACTACAGAAGAATTGTGGTAAGATCGCCAATGAAGTATGGGAATGTTTCAGCCGGTACAACTGGCCGGGTAATATCCGTGAACTGAAAAACGTGATACGCCGTGCATGTCTGCTTACGCCGGAGCATGAGGACATTACTTTGTCCACATTGCCGCTGGAAATGAAGGAGTCATTCTCACAACAACCATATGAGGAAGATCACCAGGTAAATATGTCCGGTGAACTGATCTCCATCACAAATGAAAACGATCTGAAAACAGTTGCTTTGCAGGCGGAGTACAACAAGATCATTAACGTACTCAAAGAAGTGAAGTATAACAAGACGAAAGCAGCGCAACTGCTTAACATCGATCGTAAGACCTTATACAACAAATTAAGGTTGCTCAATATTAATTACTAA
- a CDS encoding low affinity iron permease family protein, with protein MDSQNNLQQTNNDDKKNSNFFERFSSKVAQATGSPWAFFIAMGAILVWAITGPVFHYSDTWQLVINTGTTIITFLMVFVIQKSQNKDSKSVQLKLNELIAANKMASNRLIVVEDLSEQELDTLHNYYCRLAEETKKRMDMKESHSVEEAIENTEEKLKEV; from the coding sequence ATGGATTCGCAAAATAACCTGCAACAGACAAACAACGACGATAAAAAAAACTCAAACTTCTTTGAGCGATTTTCCAGCAAAGTCGCTCAGGCCACCGGTTCTCCCTGGGCATTCTTTATCGCCATGGGTGCAATCCTGGTGTGGGCAATAACAGGCCCTGTTTTCCACTATTCTGACACCTGGCAACTGGTTATCAATACCGGTACGACCATTATCACATTCCTGATGGTATTCGTCATCCAGAAGTCCCAGAATAAAGACTCCAAGTCCGTACAACTAAAATTAAATGAATTGATTGCCGCCAATAAAATGGCGAGTAACCGGTTGATCGTAGTGGAAGATCTGTCAGAGCAGGAACTGGATACACTGCATAATTATTATTGCAGACTGGCAGAAGAAACGAAGAAAAGAATGGATATGAAAGAGTCGCATTCTGTAGAAGAAGCGATAGAGAATACAGAAGAGAAACTGAAAGAAGTATAG